TTCCGCCGACGTTCTCATAATAAATATCAATACCGTCAGCACATACCCTCGCCAGCTTCTCGGCAAAATCGGCTTCTTTGTGATCAATGCAGTGGTCAAAACCAAGTTGCTCAACCGCATAGCGACATTTTTCTTCACCGCCGGCGACGCCAATTACTCGACAGCCTTTGAGTTTTCCGATTTGCCCAACCATAGAGCCCACTGCACCGGTTGCTGCTGCGACGACCAATGTATCGCCCGGTTTGGGTTGGCCGATATCTAACAGACCCATATAGGCGGTAAATCCTGGCATTCCCATCACACCGAGTGCGTAGGAAGGATGGGATGGCGCCATCCCCATTTTGATCAATCCTTCCCCGTTAGAGATGCCGTAATCTTGCCACCCCGTGTAGGCTAGCACCCATTCACCCTTGTCAAAGTTAGCGTGGTTTGACTCAATCACTTGGCATACTGTGCCACCCACCATGACTTCATCTAGAGCTACAGGGTCTGCGTAAGACTTCGCATCATTCATGCGCCCACGCATATAAGGGTCAAGTGATAAGTAAACACTTCGCAGTAAGATCTCGCCTGCTTGTGGGCTGGGAATAGGGGCGTCTTCTAAGCGGAAGTTGTCAGGTGTTGGAGCGCCTATTGGGCGAGAGGCAAGTACGATACGGCGATTTGCTGAATCTGTCATCGAGTGTTACTCCTTGTATATTTATCTATCAATATAAAATAGACCAGTCGTCTAGTGTTGAGGCAAAAAAAACCGTCAGACATCCCGAATGTCTGACGGGAGAGTTTATGCTTGAAGCAACTGCTTGGTACTGACCAAACTTAGCTCAAGGTGTGTTTGGTCAGGCATCAGTTTGTTAAGTAGGCTCGCACCTAACCACTGCTGGTACAGTTGGGAAGCAATCTGATTACTGTGTTGTACGTTGATGGAGCCATCTTGGATCCCTCGCTTAATGCAATTATCTAAAGCATTAATGATTTGCGATGCCCCTTTTGCTAACGACATGCGCATCGCCTCTGAGAGGTCTGAGACTTCAGCACTCAGTTTAACCACTAAGCATTTATTTGCGTTGCAGATACCGTCGTTGACTTCCAACCACATTGAGAAATAGTTCACTAGGCATTGATAGGCAGTGAGCTCTTGGTTGTTAAACAAGTGGTCGATTCGTTGCAAATAGTTGCGGAAATACTCCTCGATCAATGCTTCACCAAACTGTTCTTTGGATTTGAAGTAGTGATAGAAGGAGCCTTTTGGAACATCAGCAGCTTTGAGCAGTTCGGATAGACCAACTGCAGTAAAGCCTTTGTTGACGATAAGCTGATAGCCAACCTCTAAAATATGTTGGCGTGTGTCATTCGTTTTAGCATTCATACTATTACCATACATGCCATTAGACCAGTCGTCTAGTGGTTGGTTGTGGTGCTGGTGATCGATAAGTATCAGTGGGGGATTTGAACCACTCAGTGGGTGGATATTGATAGAGATCGCTAGATAGCAAAATGTTTGTGTAAGCTGTTGAATAATTGAAGCTATTGCCTTGTTGGTTTTGTTTTTCCATGCTCCAATAAGTTTTGCGTAATTTAGGAGTTGCAATAAATGTTTGAAGATAATGCTGTATTCGACGAGATAATGGAACTCAAATCGAAGTTTGATAAGGTGATGGACAAACTGTCACTCACTGATGCGGATGTGTCGGTCATATCAGCTGAATACGCGCAGTTAAAAGCGCAAGTCAAAATGAGACTGAACGATCTGCAATGTACTGCCAATGCGACGAGTGATGAGAAAACTTATCTGTTGCCCGCTTTAAGAGAAGTGCATCATCATTGCGTTGCGCGAAGCAATACCCAAAACCGTCAAGACTTGTCGTCCTCTCTCAACGATGCGCAAGATTTCTTGAGTCACTACCTCAGCCAAAAACACTAGCTGGTTAAAGGGGCGTAGGGTATGCCGAATCTGTTGAAATGACGCATCAGCCCCTAGTACAGTATGAGTCTATCTTTCTTAAGAAGGACGCATGCGTTAACCATGGATACCAAACTGAGAGCATTTTTGCCAGCAGACTATCATCAATTAATCACTTGGATTGATAGCGATGAGCTCAACTACTTATGGGGTGGACCGGCTTTCTCGTTCCCCCTTACCTCCGCACAGTTGAGGGCGCACTATGACAACCCTGATATCCATGCATTTATGTTCGTTGTCGATCAAGTCAATGCCGGTTATATCGAGCTTTATCAAGAGTCTTTGAACAGTTTTCGTATTTGCCGAGTTTTTGTTGCCACAGACTTTCGTGGGCAAAAACTGTCAGCGGTGCTGCTCAATCAATTAATTGAAAAAGCGCAATCTGAGTTCCATGCCACTTCGCTTTCTTTGGCGGTGTTTTCGCACAACCATGTGGCTAAGTGTTGCTACCAATCATTGGGGTTTCGCACGACTGCTATTAAACAGGGTATTCGCCACTACCAAGGGAAAGCGTGGGATCTGGAAATTATGCAAAAGAACACCCTTAAGTGACGGTGTCACAAAATCTATGCAAAGACCCCAACTTAATTAATCACAATGGCTGGCTGCTTCGAGTAAATGTGGTGTATTGAAGAGCGCCTGTAAGGTTTGAATAAACTGGCCGACATGCAATCCATCCATCAGACCGTGGTGGACTTCTAGGGAAAGGGGCATGCGCCAACCATCGCTGTGCTTAGTCAGTTTGCCAAACGCCATTTTAGGTACGCTATCTGGGAACTGGGTATCACGAGCGTGGCTCATACTCGTAAAATCAACCCAAGGTAACACCGTTAAGTGAATGGTGTTTTGTCGCATCTCCTGACCAATAAACTGTTCCAAAATAAATGGGGTATTTTTTACACGCTGCTCGGTCTGAGTCGCGTGGTGACAAAAGTCTGCAAAGTTGGCTTGATAAGGCAGATCGCAAAAACGCACGGTGTCGTCTTGTGCAAGAATAGCGACGCTGACACACATTGGAGAATAGATGCGAACTTCGCCATCGACTAAACGAGTTGCCATCGGCTGACACTGATTGAGGGCTTGCTGTGTCAGGTAAAGGTATGCATGGAAAAAGCGATGTTGGTGTTGCTGACAATATTGATAAAGCTCTGTGACATCAATATTGCTACAAATGTTATACCAAGGATGACTAAACTGTTGATAAAACTTGAAGTGTTCAGCGCGCGCCCATTGGGCGACATCCAGCACTGTATAGGCCATTTTCTAAGTCCTTATGCTTCTGAGGTTGCTAAGTGGCAACATCAGTTAGCTTGGGTGGTATTCGGTATATTGTTCTAGCGTTTGCTGAAGGTGTTCTTTAAGTAACGTCAGCCTCGCGGTATTGCGTAGCGAAGGCAGATAAATCATATAAAGATCAACTTCTGGCAATTGGTAATCCGTCAGCACTTGGACCAGTCGACCGTCATTGAGCGCATCGTTTACCTGAAATATGGGCTGCATGGTAATGCCCGCCCCTTCAATGGCTGCACTCATCATTGCTTGCCCGCTATTGATGGTCAGTTTAGATGAAACTTCCGGTTTAAAATACTGTTTTCCATCATAAAAACTCCAGTTATGGTTTAGGTAATGAAGGCCGGATTGCAAACATTGATGCTGGCTGAGTTGATCGGGATGAGTTGGGGTGCCACTGCGTTGTAAATATTCAGGCGAGGCACAAACGATCATCTCGAAACTACGCAGTTTATGTGCAATAAGATTTTCATAACCATCAAGTTTGTCGCGGAAAATGACTTCAAACCCATCTCTTTTGATGTCGGGGAGGCGGTTGTCGACCACTAAATCAATTTCCAACTTTGGGTAGCGCTGCATAAAACGCGCAAGGCTGGGCGCAAGGACTTTGATGCCGACATTCACACCGGTACAAATCTTCAATGTACCGCTAGGTTCATTCATATTGCGGTAGATGTCTTCTTCTGCGGCTTTGAGCTCGGCAAGAATGGTGAGACAACGTTGGTAGTAGCGCTCGCCCGCCGCTGTGACGCTTTGAAATCTCGTTGATTTAGCCAGTAGTTTAGTTCCAAGGCTCTCTTCCAGTCCTCGAACGTGTTTACCGACCATTTGTGCACTTATGCCACGCTCTTCGGCGACGGCGGCGAATGAGCCGAGTTGAACCGCGCGAACGAAAATTTCCATGCTAGTAATTCGATCCATACCGCCTCCACATTAACAACTAAAAAGAGTGTTTCTTTGTACTAATTAGAAACTGTTAGTTGTTAGTGTAATCACTTTATGGATATTTATCTCAATAATAATTGCGACTAACATCACATTGAATTGTCCCCTATGACCTCATATCACCCTATCAATCTGCAAGAGGCGTGCATTGCATACTGCTATTCCCCAAGAAATTGCCATCGGAGATATCTATCTGCCACCGCTTTTGGTTGCCAGTGTTCTCGGTGTCATTTGTACCTCATTAACAACTCGTTTATTTAACCGCCTGCGTTGGCATCGATATGTTGTGAGT
This window of the Vibrio panuliri genome carries:
- a CDS encoding TetR/AcrR family transcriptional regulator; amino-acid sequence: MNAKTNDTRQHILEVGYQLIVNKGFTAVGLSELLKAADVPKGSFYHYFKSKEQFGEALIEEYFRNYLQRIDHLFNNQELTAYQCLVNYFSMWLEVNDGICNANKCLVVKLSAEVSDLSEAMRMSLAKGASQIINALDNCIKRGIQDGSINVQHSNQIASQLYQQWLGASLLNKLMPDQTHLELSLVSTKQLLQA
- a CDS encoding LysR family transcriptional regulator; translation: MDRITSMEIFVRAVQLGSFAAVAEERGISAQMVGKHVRGLEESLGTKLLAKSTRFQSVTAAGERYYQRCLTILAELKAAEEDIYRNMNEPSGTLKICTGVNVGIKVLAPSLARFMQRYPKLEIDLVVDNRLPDIKRDGFEVIFRDKLDGYENLIAHKLRSFEMIVCASPEYLQRSGTPTHPDQLSQHQCLQSGLHYLNHNWSFYDGKQYFKPEVSSKLTINSGQAMMSAAIEGAGITMQPIFQVNDALNDGRLVQVLTDYQLPEVDLYMIYLPSLRNTARLTLLKEHLQQTLEQYTEYHPS
- a CDS encoding GNAT family N-acetyltransferase; translation: MDTKLRAFLPADYHQLITWIDSDELNYLWGGPAFSFPLTSAQLRAHYDNPDIHAFMFVVDQVNAGYIELYQESLNSFRICRVFVATDFRGQKLSAVLLNQLIEKAQSEFHATSLSLAVFSHNHVAKCCYQSLGFRTTAIKQGIRHYQGKAWDLEIMQKNTLK
- a CDS encoding CatA-like O-acetyltransferase, which translates into the protein MAYTVLDVAQWARAEHFKFYQQFSHPWYNICSNIDVTELYQYCQQHQHRFFHAYLYLTQQALNQCQPMATRLVDGEVRIYSPMCVSVAILAQDDTVRFCDLPYQANFADFCHHATQTEQRVKNTPFILEQFIGQEMRQNTIHLTVLPWVDFTSMSHARDTQFPDSVPKMAFGKLTKHSDGWRMPLSLEVHHGLMDGLHVGQFIQTLQALFNTPHLLEAASHCD
- a CDS encoding DUF1656 domain-containing protein, with the translated sequence MHTAIPQEIAIGDIYLPPLLVASVLGVICTSLTTRLFNRLRWHRYVVSPPLVELSLAIIYTVLIGTFVFPS
- a CDS encoding NADP-dependent oxidoreductase; protein product: MTDSANRRIVLASRPIGAPTPDNFRLEDAPIPSPQAGEILLRSVYLSLDPYMRGRMNDAKSYADPVALDEVMVGGTVCQVIESNHANFDKGEWVLAYTGWQDYGISNGEGLIKMGMAPSHPSYALGVMGMPGFTAYMGLLDIGQPKPGDTLVVAAATGAVGSMVGQIGKLKGCRVIGVAGGEEKCRYAVEQLGFDHCIDHKEADFAEKLARVCADGIDIYYENVGGKVFDAVLPLLNTGARIPLCGLISQYNATALPDGPDRMSLLMGQLLIKRIKMQGFIIFDDYAHRYGEFAADMSTWLAEGKIHYREHLVDGLENAPQAFMGLLEGKNFGKLVVQTNHPI